A single region of the Streptomyces sp. NBC_00236 genome encodes:
- a CDS encoding LamG domain-containing protein: protein MMNESTGRRRGAHGRARAAAAALCLLAGALSAAAGGSPAAALTPPVSITADDLTTWQTNGIVWSMAASADGVVYAGGTFSTVRPPDAPAGTSEQPAVNFAAFDAASGAPTGCSLSFTLSSGTATVRSLVLSPDGDTLYAGGQFGAVNGVGVSNIAAVDTATCTPREDFKVAVSATVRALAVTDDTVYLGGDFNSVAGQTRNKFAAVTTGAQLKPFTANTDEVGRAVEVTPDGSHVVIGGDFFTVNGTNSHALAVVDATTGALDKSYPGFIPNTSTVQDLTSDATQFYTANEGTGGGVFDGRIALDLSTFSQVWRDTCLGATQALLVHNGVLYSGSHAHDCASMGEFPDQPRKHLLAQAVDDPKLLPWFPDTNDGIGEPVGPRVMAQTDKGGRHYLWVGGEFTTVNGSAQQGLTRFADGPDTGAPWVPNASVSTVRPGEVDVNWQTSFDTDDGELTYRIYKDGASTPVHTVTGYSVFWNRPQLTWTDRDVAPGETHTYRISASDGTNTSAKSPAVTADVASAAEAYPARVIADGSSLYWRYDEGTSTFAADASGNLNNGFLRNAPSYRQTPAAISGPSTAIGFDGTNEYAYGNRPSASPGTFSVETWIRTTTTRGGNILGFGNLTMENSGQHDKSVYMRNDGRLAFGVYSGGYRAVATSAAYNDGAWHHVVATQGSGGVALYVDGQLRATNPLYTGNRNYQGYWRVGGDNLSGWPSRPTSNFFAGQIDETAVYPTVLSSSKVTAHYALRTGG from the coding sequence ATGATGAACGAAAGTACGGGGCGCAGACGCGGCGCCCACGGCCGCGCGCGTGCCGCGGCCGCCGCGCTCTGCCTCCTCGCCGGAGCCCTGAGCGCCGCCGCCGGGGGCTCCCCGGCAGCGGCCCTCACCCCACCGGTCTCCATCACCGCGGACGACCTGACCACGTGGCAGACCAACGGCATCGTCTGGTCGATGGCCGCCTCCGCCGACGGGGTGGTCTACGCGGGCGGCACCTTCTCCACCGTACGGCCGCCGGACGCACCGGCCGGCACCTCCGAGCAGCCGGCGGTGAACTTCGCCGCGTTCGACGCCGCGAGCGGGGCGCCGACGGGGTGCAGTCTGTCGTTCACCCTCTCCTCCGGAACGGCGACCGTGCGCTCCCTCGTCCTGTCGCCGGACGGTGACACCCTGTACGCGGGCGGTCAGTTCGGCGCCGTCAACGGGGTCGGGGTCAGCAATATCGCGGCCGTCGACACGGCCACGTGCACCCCGCGCGAGGACTTCAAGGTCGCCGTGTCCGCGACGGTGCGGGCGCTCGCCGTCACGGATGACACCGTCTACCTCGGCGGTGACTTCAACAGTGTCGCGGGGCAGACCCGCAACAAGTTCGCGGCCGTGACCACCGGCGCCCAGCTCAAGCCGTTCACCGCGAACACGGACGAGGTGGGCCGGGCCGTGGAGGTCACCCCCGACGGCTCGCACGTGGTGATCGGCGGGGACTTCTTCACCGTCAACGGAACGAACTCGCACGCGCTGGCCGTGGTGGACGCCACGACGGGCGCCCTGGACAAGAGCTATCCGGGATTCATTCCGAACACCTCGACGGTGCAGGACCTGACGTCGGACGCCACCCAGTTCTACACCGCCAACGAAGGCACCGGCGGTGGTGTCTTCGACGGCCGCATCGCCCTCGACCTGAGCACGTTCTCCCAGGTCTGGCGCGACACGTGCCTGGGTGCCACCCAGGCCCTGCTGGTGCACAACGGGGTGCTGTACAGCGGCAGTCACGCCCATGACTGCGCGTCCATGGGAGAGTTCCCCGACCAGCCGCGCAAGCACCTGCTGGCGCAGGCGGTCGACGACCCGAAGCTGCTGCCGTGGTTCCCGGACACCAATGACGGGATCGGGGAGCCCGTCGGTCCGCGGGTGATGGCGCAGACGGACAAGGGCGGCCGTCACTATCTGTGGGTGGGCGGCGAGTTCACCACGGTCAACGGCTCGGCGCAGCAGGGTCTGACCCGGTTCGCGGACGGCCCGGACACGGGGGCGCCGTGGGTGCCCAACGCCAGTGTCTCCACGGTCCGCCCGGGCGAGGTGGACGTGAACTGGCAGACCAGCTTCGACACCGACGACGGCGAGCTGACCTACCGGATCTACAAGGACGGCGCGAGCACCCCCGTGCACACCGTCACGGGCTACTCGGTGTTCTGGAACCGGCCGCAGCTCACATGGACGGACCGGGACGTGGCACCGGGCGAGACGCACACCTACCGGATCAGCGCGAGCGACGGCACCAACACCAGCGCCAAGTCGCCAGCGGTGACAGCGGACGTGGCATCCGCGGCGGAGGCGTATCCCGCCCGGGTGATCGCGGACGGGTCCTCGCTGTACTGGCGCTACGACGAGGGGACTTCGACGTTCGCCGCCGACGCCTCCGGCAATCTGAACAACGGCTTCCTGCGCAACGCGCCGTCCTACCGCCAGACTCCGGCGGCGATCTCGGGTCCGTCCACCGCGATCGGCTTCGACGGTACGAACGAGTACGCCTACGGCAACCGGCCGAGCGCCTCGCCGGGCACGTTCTCGGTGGAGACGTGGATCAGGACGACGACCACCCGAGGAGGGAACATTCTCGGGTTCGGCAATCTGACCATGGAGAACAGCGGCCAGCACGACAAGAGCGTCTACATGCGCAATGACGGTCGTCTGGCGTTCGGCGTCTACAGCGGCGGCTACCGGGCGGTGGCCACGTCCGCCGCGTACAACGACGGTGCCTGGCACCATGTGGTGGCCACTCAGGGCTCCGGGGGCGTGGCGCTGTACGTCGACGGACAGCTCCGCGCCACCAATCCGCTGTACACCGGCAACAGGAACTACCAGGGCTACTGGCGGGTCGGCGGGGACAACCTGTCCGGCTGGCCGAGCCGTCCGACGAGCAACTTCTTCGCCGGACAGATCGACGAGACGGCGGTCTATCCGACCGTGCTGAGCAGCTCGAAGGTCACTGCCCATTACGCGCTGAGGACGGGTGGATGA